In Streptantibioticus cattleyicolor NRRL 8057 = DSM 46488, a genomic segment contains:
- a CDS encoding ATP-binding protein — MHGAAGAAYGPPPPGPRAADERSGPGRGDGTGPAHCPYAGVWRYTVPAVDSTVPRLRHTVRELLLAHRVPAAPETVDGVLLILSELVTNAVRHAAVLSPLVTAEVAVTAGWVRVAVADDHPYRPKALQADHARTGGRGLLLVKAVTAEAGGVCDVEHTAAGGKVVWAALPL; from the coding sequence GTGCACGGAGCGGCGGGCGCGGCCTACGGGCCCCCGCCGCCGGGACCGCGCGCGGCGGACGAGCGGTCCGGCCCCGGGCGCGGGGACGGCACCGGGCCGGCGCACTGCCCGTACGCGGGCGTATGGCGCTACACCGTCCCCGCGGTGGACTCCACGGTGCCCCGGCTGCGCCACACGGTGCGCGAGCTGCTGCTCGCCCACCGGGTGCCGGCCGCCCCGGAGACCGTGGACGGTGTGCTGCTGATCCTGTCCGAGCTGGTCACCAACGCCGTGCGGCACGCGGCCGTGCTCTCCCCGCTGGTCACCGCGGAGGTCGCGGTCACCGCCGGCTGGGTGCGCGTCGCGGTGGCCGACGACCACCCCTACCGGCCCAAGGCGCTCCAGGCCGACCACGCGCGCACCGGCGGACGCGGACTGCTGCTGGTGAAGGCGGTCACCGCGGAGGCGGGCGGGGTGTGTGACGTCGAGCACACCGCGGCGGGCGGCAAGGTCGTCTGGGCCGCGCTGCCGCTGTGA
- the idi gene encoding isopentenyl-diphosphate Delta-isomerase has translation MPISSATGRTSDTAADAPLGGDSGEAILLELVDEAGVTIGTAEKLSAHQPPGRLHRAFSVFLFDDAGRLLMQRRALGKYHSPGVWSNTCCGHPYPGEAPFVAAARRTAEELGAAPALLREAGTVRYNHPDPASGLVEQEFNHLFVGVVRAPLRPDPEEVCETVFVTPAELAELRGTTTLSAWFGTVLDAALPAVRELTGASAGW, from the coding sequence ATGCCGATCAGTTCCGCAACCGGCCGGACCTCAGACACCGCGGCTGACGCGCCCCTCGGGGGCGACAGCGGAGAAGCGATCCTGCTGGAGCTGGTGGACGAGGCCGGCGTGACGATCGGCACGGCCGAGAAGCTCTCGGCCCATCAGCCTCCGGGGCGGCTGCACCGGGCGTTCTCGGTCTTCCTCTTCGACGACGCCGGCCGGCTGCTGATGCAGCGCCGCGCGCTGGGGAAGTACCACTCCCCCGGGGTCTGGTCGAACACCTGCTGCGGTCACCCCTACCCCGGTGAGGCGCCGTTCGTGGCCGCCGCCCGGCGCACCGCGGAGGAGCTGGGGGCGGCCCCCGCCCTGCTGCGCGAGGCCGGCACCGTCCGCTACAACCATCCCGATCCGGCGTCGGGGCTGGTGGAGCAGGAGTTCAACCACCTGTTCGTCGGGGTGGTACGGGCGCCGTTGCGGCCGGATCCGGAGGAGGTCTGCGAGACCGTCTTCGTGACCCCGGCCGAGCTGGCCGAGCTGCGCGGGACGACAACGCTGTCGGCGTGGTTCGGCACGGTGCTGGACGCGGCGCTGCCCGCGGTACGGGAGCTGACCGGGGCGTCGGCGGGCTGGTGA